The following are encoded in a window of uncultured Sphaerochaeta sp. genomic DNA:
- a CDS encoding ABC transporter ATP-binding protein, with product MFTELRKQTVGYRRSTILTMVFVTLEVIMDVIIPFLMAFLIDRGIDAGNIREILKWGLLLLLCASIALLFGVLSGHYAAEASTGFAKNVRRKLYHHTQDFSFANIDKFSTSSLVTRLTTDVTNVQRAYQMLIRIAVRSPGMLVFAFFMAVSINRTLSLVYLVALPLLAIGLFFLIRAAYPIFTRVFKTYDRLNTVVQENIRGIRVVKSFVREAHEVKKFEVVSSDIYDDFSKAEKIIAFNSPLMQGMMYLSLLSISYIAARLIVASSMTAGELMSFITYTSQILMSLMMFSMVVVMITISRASAVRIEEVLIETSDLEEKKNAITTVADGSISFSHVDFSYTKTKEKRCLYDINLDIESGQTIGILGPTGSAKSSLVQLIPRLYDTFRGSVKVGGVDVRDYALESLRKEVGMVLQKNLLFSGTIAENLRWGNEHASDEELKWACHIAQADGFIQQFPKGYETYIEQDGSNVSGGQKQRLCIARALLKHPKILIFDDSTSAVDTKTDAAIREGLLSELPETTKIIIAQRVTSVMDADRIIMLDDGRIHDTGTHKELMDRCSRYKEMYCSQMHKEERA from the coding sequence ATGTTTACAGAACTACGAAAACAAACAGTAGGATATCGACGCTCTACCATCCTTACCATGGTCTTTGTTACCTTGGAAGTGATCATGGATGTCATCATCCCCTTTCTCATGGCATTCCTCATAGACCGCGGTATCGATGCAGGAAATATACGTGAAATCTTAAAATGGGGTCTTTTGCTCCTTCTTTGTGCATCAATTGCGCTGCTTTTTGGGGTGCTCTCAGGTCACTATGCTGCAGAAGCATCTACGGGCTTCGCGAAGAATGTACGAAGAAAGCTCTATCATCACACACAAGATTTCTCATTTGCCAATATCGACAAGTTCTCAACCAGCAGTTTGGTAACCCGTCTCACCACCGATGTCACCAATGTACAACGGGCTTATCAGATGCTTATCCGTATCGCAGTACGTAGCCCGGGAATGCTGGTGTTTGCTTTTTTCATGGCCGTATCCATCAACAGGACACTGAGCTTGGTCTATCTTGTTGCACTCCCCCTCCTGGCTATCGGTCTCTTTTTCCTGATCAGGGCCGCCTATCCCATCTTCACTCGGGTATTCAAGACCTATGACCGGCTCAATACCGTGGTTCAGGAGAATATCAGGGGAATCAGGGTGGTTAAGTCGTTTGTCAGGGAAGCACATGAAGTAAAGAAATTTGAAGTGGTTTCTTCCGACATTTATGACGACTTCAGCAAGGCTGAGAAGATCATTGCTTTCAACAGTCCCCTGATGCAGGGAATGATGTACCTCAGCCTGCTCTCGATCAGCTATATTGCTGCCCGCTTGATTGTCGCCTCATCCATGACGGCAGGTGAGCTGATGAGCTTCATCACCTACACATCCCAGATTCTGATGAGCCTGATGATGTTCTCCATGGTTGTGGTCATGATTACCATCAGCAGGGCCTCAGCAGTACGGATCGAGGAAGTGCTCATCGAAACGAGTGACTTAGAGGAAAAGAAAAACGCCATCACCACGGTTGCTGATGGGTCAATTAGCTTTTCCCATGTGGACTTCAGCTATACAAAGACCAAAGAGAAGCGATGTCTCTACGATATCAACCTAGATATTGAAAGTGGACAGACCATTGGCATCCTTGGTCCAACCGGTAGTGCAAAAAGTTCCCTCGTCCAGTTGATCCCACGCCTCTATGACACCTTCAGGGGGTCAGTTAAGGTTGGAGGAGTGGATGTAAGAGACTATGCATTGGAAAGTCTCAGGAAAGAGGTCGGCATGGTACTGCAAAAGAATCTTCTTTTCAGCGGAACAATTGCAGAAAATCTTCGTTGGGGAAATGAGCATGCAAGCGATGAGGAGCTTAAATGGGCTTGCCATATTGCCCAAGCAGATGGATTCATCCAGCAGTTCCCCAAGGGGTATGAAACCTATATCGAACAGGATGGTTCCAATGTCTCCGGAGGGCAGAAACAGAGATTGTGTATCGCACGTGCCTTGCTCAAGCATCCAAAGATTCTCATTTTTGACGACTCAACCAGCGCGGTCGATACCAAGACAGATGCTGCTATCAGGGAAGGATTGCTCAGCGAACTTCCAGAAACCACGAAGATCATCATTGCACAACGTGTAACCTCGGTAATGGATGCTGACAGGATCATCATGCTCGACGACGGAAGAATACATGATACAGGTACCCATAAAGAGCTGATGGATCGTTGTTCACGGTATAAAGAGATGTATTGCAGCCAGATGCACAAGGAGGAGCGAGCATGA
- a CDS encoding MarR family transcriptional regulator — MKEEPRHIGHTIKTLSHLLRRSMTKLLKLDEESSGSVVQSHLLGYFAHHQKTRLLQSELQQHLGIRRSTMTNILKGMERDGLIVREESEEDKRQKWVVLTEPAKQKCAEHFHLVQEFELAMRQGLSEEQLQQFFAIADTIRRNLETICLQNYENKQ, encoded by the coding sequence TTGAAAGAAGAACCTCGACATATCGGACATACCATAAAAACACTCTCACACCTCCTCCGCCGGAGTATGACGAAGCTGCTGAAACTCGATGAAGAATCCAGCGGATCTGTTGTGCAGAGTCATCTTCTAGGATACTTCGCTCATCATCAGAAAACCCGATTGTTGCAAAGCGAACTACAGCAGCATTTGGGTATTCGCCGTTCAACCATGACCAATATCCTCAAGGGAATGGAGAGGGACGGTTTGATCGTACGGGAAGAATCGGAAGAAGATAAACGACAGAAGTGGGTTGTTTTGACAGAGCCCGCAAAACAGAAGTGTGCAGAACACTTTCATCTGGTACAAGAGTTCGAGCTGGCCATGAGACAAGGCCTCAGTGAGGAACAACTGCAGCAGTTCTTCGCAATCGCTGATACAATCAGAAGGAATTTGGAAACGATATGTTTACAGAACTACGAAAACAAACAGTAG
- a CDS encoding ATP-dependent 6-phosphofructokinase has product MNKKMDFSIPSLGVAKISSPIIMSTSQNDGQADYVDDSDHILYGIDTDIDKDGHPVPRHEETVELAGPRSKIYFNPAHVHAAIATCGGICPGLNNVIRAVVRCFWYRYGVRRISGIQFGYQGLLENSPWPLIPLDPDVVDDIQEKGGTILGSARGGGKQVEEIVDSLERLNINILVTVGGDGTLRGAWEIYEEVKKRGLKISIIGIPKTIDNDLSFIQSSFGVDTAVQMAVPVVRSAHVEAKNSIHGIGLVKVMGRESGFIAAQTALAQSDVNFCLIPENPFDLYGPNGLLEHLRRRVLDRGHAVILVSEGAGQDLVPETGEKDASGNVKYHDIGVFLKDKIIEYFKKEGIETNVKYIDPSYIIRSASADSYDSIYCARLGAHAVHAAMAGKTQALIGLLHNRFVHLPISLAVSSRNHVDLEGSLWRDVLENTRQPMSMKNFNFD; this is encoded by the coding sequence ATGAATAAGAAGATGGATTTTTCCATACCTAGTCTGGGAGTAGCAAAGATTTCCTCCCCGATTATCATGAGTACATCCCAGAATGATGGGCAGGCTGATTATGTGGATGATAGTGACCATATTCTCTATGGCATCGATACTGATATTGATAAGGATGGCCATCCAGTCCCTCGCCATGAGGAGACTGTAGAGCTTGCCGGTCCACGCTCCAAAATTTACTTCAACCCTGCCCATGTACATGCGGCAATTGCCACCTGTGGTGGTATCTGCCCAGGTTTGAATAATGTTATCAGGGCTGTGGTTCGCTGTTTTTGGTATCGCTATGGGGTCAGGAGGATCAGTGGTATCCAGTTTGGTTATCAGGGCTTGCTCGAGAACAGCCCCTGGCCCTTGATCCCGCTTGATCCGGATGTTGTTGATGATATACAGGAGAAAGGGGGGACCATTCTTGGCTCTGCTCGTGGTGGAGGCAAGCAGGTTGAAGAGATTGTCGACTCCCTGGAGCGACTGAATATCAATATTCTGGTCACTGTAGGAGGAGATGGCACCCTCAGAGGTGCATGGGAAATTTATGAAGAGGTCAAGAAACGAGGATTGAAGATTTCAATCATTGGAATCCCGAAGACCATTGACAATGATCTCTCATTCATTCAGAGCTCCTTTGGAGTGGACACTGCTGTCCAGATGGCTGTTCCTGTAGTGCGTAGTGCCCACGTGGAAGCGAAAAACTCCATTCACGGTATTGGCTTGGTTAAGGTGATGGGACGTGAGTCTGGTTTTATCGCCGCCCAGACAGCCCTTGCTCAGAGTGATGTAAACTTCTGTCTGATCCCTGAGAACCCGTTTGACCTATATGGACCCAATGGATTGCTCGAGCATCTCAGGAGAAGAGTCCTTGACCGCGGACATGCGGTTATCCTGGTCAGTGAAGGGGCAGGGCAGGACTTGGTTCCTGAAACGGGTGAGAAAGATGCCTCTGGGAATGTGAAGTATCATGATATCGGGGTGTTCTTAAAGGATAAGATTATCGAGTACTTCAAGAAAGAGGGCATTGAGACCAATGTGAAGTACATTGATCCTTCCTACATCATTCGTAGTGCTTCTGCTGATTCCTATGATTCCATTTACTGTGCTCGTCTCGGTGCACATGCTGTACACGCAGCAATGGCAGGGAAGACCCAGGCCTTGATTGGCTTGCTTCATAATCGATTCGTTCACCTACCGATCAGCTTGGCGGTTTCCAGCCGCAACCATGTGGATCTGGAAGGTTCCTTGTGGAGGGATGTACTGGAAAATACTCGCCAGCCGATGTCGATGAAGAATTTTAACTTCGACTAG
- a CDS encoding HAD family hydrolase, with amino-acid sequence MTRQPINTILFDLDGTLLPLDQDQFIQDYFSRFVIKGQELGYSPELLLTALQRGITTMVLNDGSLSNKERFDRVFEESSGINAAEFNERFAPFYHHEFDLLRRHASPSPFAREIVQEVKRKGYTVVLATNPLFPWQGTEARLGWAYLASSQFSLVTTYEDFHYAKPNLDYYRQILQLLGKEASSCLMVGNDVEEDMVARELGMEVYLVTDYLINNKNKDISGYRTGSLQELATFIKELPPCNS; translated from the coding sequence ATGACAAGACAACCTATCAATACAATACTCTTTGATCTTGATGGAACCTTGCTGCCACTTGATCAAGATCAATTCATCCAGGATTACTTCTCTCGTTTTGTAATAAAAGGACAGGAACTCGGGTATTCCCCTGAGTTGCTCTTGACTGCATTGCAGCGTGGTATTACCACCATGGTCTTGAATGATGGATCCCTGTCCAACAAGGAACGGTTCGACCGAGTGTTTGAAGAGTCAAGTGGTATTAATGCAGCAGAATTCAACGAACGGTTCGCCCCATTCTATCATCATGAGTTTGATCTTCTGCGCCGACATGCATCACCCTCCCCATTTGCAAGGGAAATCGTGCAGGAGGTCAAGAGAAAGGGGTATACCGTGGTGCTTGCAACCAATCCTCTCTTCCCCTGGCAGGGAACAGAAGCTCGCCTTGGTTGGGCTTATCTTGCATCCTCGCAATTCTCGCTCGTGACTACCTATGAAGACTTTCACTATGCAAAGCCAAATCTCGACTACTATCGTCAGATACTGCAACTGCTGGGCAAGGAGGCTTCCTCGTGTCTCATGGTCGGTAACGATGTTGAAGAGGATATGGTTGCCCGAGAGTTGGGCATGGAGGTATATCTGGTTACTGATTACTTGATAAACAACAAGAACAAGGATATTAGCGGTTACCGTACCGGTTCCCTTCAGGAACTGGCCACCTTCATTAAGGAGCTTCCCCCATGCAACAGTTGA
- a CDS encoding glucose-6-phosphate isomerase yields MTYKNLDTSTSFQALNNLEASDLTQILHPERIKSYQVKASDTLMYNYAAMPVGENHLSVLQQMSDELQLTQKYQALVDGEVMNTGEKRLVLHHLTRGQIGKTVEADGEDKGAFYEEQLSRIKHFSDAVRSGKLVGSTGKRFTTVVQIGIGGSDLGPRAIYLALKGWCTKEGIQQMNAQFISNVDPDDAQAVIDQLDLERTLFILVSKSGTTLETLTNRDLVIEAIKKSGIKGIDPAKHMVAVTSKSSPLASSSSVLDAFFIDDYIGGRYSSTSAVGAVILSLAYGFETVRMFLDGAHQGDMAARSPKIIENAALLDALLGVYLRNVLHYPSTAILPYSQALSRFPAHLQQLDMESNGKHVNRDGEELSYPTGPVIFGEPGTNGQHSFYQLLHQGTDIVPLQFIGFSVSQYEKDILVEGSSSQEKLNANLVAQIVAFARGKDDANPNKQFCGNRPCSLLYAKQLDPVVLGSLLAHYENKVMFQGFIWNLNSFDQEGVQLGKVLATKVLNGCEGDEVLKAFTDLL; encoded by the coding sequence ATGACATACAAGAATCTCGATACAAGTACTTCATTTCAAGCGCTGAATAACCTGGAGGCAAGTGATCTGACACAAATCCTGCATCCAGAGCGCATCAAATCCTACCAAGTCAAAGCCAGCGATACGCTGATGTACAACTATGCAGCCATGCCCGTTGGCGAGAACCATCTTTCAGTCCTCCAACAGATGAGTGATGAACTCCAACTTACCCAGAAGTATCAGGCACTTGTTGATGGCGAGGTCATGAACACTGGGGAGAAGCGACTGGTGTTGCACCATCTCACACGTGGTCAGATTGGGAAAACGGTAGAGGCAGACGGTGAAGACAAAGGGGCTTTCTACGAAGAGCAGCTTTCCAGGATCAAGCACTTTTCCGATGCTGTTCGCAGCGGAAAACTTGTGGGATCAACAGGAAAACGATTCACCACGGTAGTACAGATAGGCATTGGGGGAAGCGATCTAGGACCAAGAGCCATCTATCTGGCATTGAAGGGTTGGTGCACCAAAGAAGGCATTCAGCAAATGAACGCCCAGTTCATTAGTAATGTCGACCCTGATGATGCCCAGGCTGTAATCGACCAACTGGACTTGGAGCGTACACTCTTTATCTTGGTTTCCAAGAGCGGGACAACACTCGAAACCCTGACCAACAGGGACTTGGTTATTGAAGCCATCAAGAAAAGCGGTATCAAGGGCATTGATCCTGCAAAGCATATGGTAGCAGTAACCAGCAAGAGCAGTCCCCTTGCATCCTCATCCTCCGTCCTTGATGCATTCTTCATCGATGACTACATCGGAGGAAGGTACAGTTCCACCAGCGCAGTGGGTGCCGTCATTCTCTCCCTCGCCTATGGATTTGAAACAGTGAGGATGTTCCTCGATGGTGCACACCAAGGTGACATGGCAGCACGCTCGCCCAAGATCATAGAGAACGCCGCACTCCTTGATGCTCTTCTCGGTGTCTACCTACGCAATGTCCTTCACTACCCCAGTACCGCAATCCTGCCCTATTCACAGGCATTGAGTCGCTTCCCGGCTCACTTGCAACAGCTGGACATGGAGAGCAACGGAAAACACGTGAACAGAGATGGAGAAGAGCTCTCCTATCCCACCGGGCCGGTTATCTTTGGGGAGCCCGGAACCAATGGACAGCACTCCTTCTATCAACTGCTTCACCAAGGGACTGATATCGTTCCCCTGCAGTTCATCGGATTCTCCGTTTCCCAATATGAGAAAGACATCCTGGTGGAAGGCTCGAGCAGCCAAGAGAAGCTCAATGCCAATCTCGTTGCTCAGATAGTTGCCTTTGCCCGTGGAAAGGATGATGCAAACCCGAACAAGCAGTTCTGTGGCAACCGTCCATGCAGCTTGCTCTATGCAAAACAGCTTGATCCCGTAGTTCTCGGCTCCTTGCTTGCCCACTATGAGAACAAGGTAATGTTCCAAGGATTCATCTGGAATCTCAATAGCTTTGACCAGGAGGGGGTACAATTGGGCAAGGTACTCGCAACCAAGGTACTCAATGGATGTGAAGGTGATGAGGTCCTCAAGGCCTTCACAGACCTTCTCTAA
- a CDS encoding ABC transporter ATP-binding protein, with protein MNKPHSKMPKFDWPTLKRLFTYIFVPYKLRFLVVLCCIVVSALASVAGSLFLRLLIDTYIVPMAQNPETASFIPLIQALLVMAAIYAAGVIATFMYNRLMITISQGTLKTLRDGMFTHMQKLSIRFFDTQSHGDQMSLYTNDTDTLRQMVSQSIPNFVNSIITVLAIFFAMLFTSWQLTLVVLFSLAIMLRISSFVAGKSGAYFVEQQKAIGKTNGYIEEMINGQKIIKVFTYEEKAKNRFDVLNEELNNHAFNANRFANILMPIMGNISYIQYVLVAIAGGMLAIHGIGALTLGIIAAFLQLSRTINMPINQMANQLNAVVMALAGTKRIFALLDEEVEGDEGYITLVNLSDTGEETEKRTERWAWKDTRTGNLTELQGRVSLSGVDFGYTEETLVLKDITIHAEPGQKIALVGATGAGKTTITNLINRFYDLADGKIRYDGININKICKADLRRSLGVVLQDVHLFSGTVMDNIRYGNLEASDDEVIKAAKLANADSFIAHLPQGYQTQLSGDGSTLSQGQRQLISIARAIVADPPVLVLDEATSSIDTHTEEVVQKGMDALMEGRTVFVIAHRLSTIHNADLIMVLQMGEIIEKGTHAELMALKGQYYRLYTGVFELE; from the coding sequence ATGAACAAACCCCACTCCAAGATGCCCAAGTTCGACTGGCCAACCCTGAAACGTCTCTTCACCTACATATTTGTACCGTATAAACTGCGCTTCCTTGTTGTCCTCTGTTGTATCGTTGTAAGTGCACTTGCCTCTGTTGCAGGCTCACTGTTCCTGCGCCTCCTGATCGACACGTATATCGTACCAATGGCACAAAACCCCGAAACAGCTTCTTTCATCCCGCTGATACAGGCGCTTCTGGTGATGGCAGCAATATACGCTGCAGGTGTCATTGCTACTTTTATGTATAATCGCTTGATGATTACCATTTCCCAGGGAACACTGAAAACGCTACGCGATGGGATGTTCACCCATATGCAGAAGCTTTCTATCAGGTTCTTTGACACACAATCCCATGGAGACCAGATGAGTCTCTATACTAACGACACCGATACCCTCAGGCAGATGGTGAGCCAATCAATCCCGAACTTTGTAAACTCGATCATCACAGTACTGGCAATTTTCTTTGCCATGCTGTTTACCAGCTGGCAGCTGACCTTGGTTGTTTTGTTCTCACTTGCAATCATGCTACGCATCTCCTCCTTTGTTGCAGGCAAAAGCGGTGCATACTTTGTTGAGCAGCAGAAGGCTATCGGGAAAACAAATGGGTATATAGAAGAGATGATCAACGGACAGAAGATCATCAAGGTTTTCACCTATGAAGAGAAGGCAAAGAATCGATTTGATGTTTTGAATGAGGAGCTTAACAACCATGCATTCAATGCCAACCGTTTTGCAAACATCCTTATGCCGATCATGGGTAATATCAGTTACATCCAGTACGTATTGGTCGCAATTGCCGGAGGCATGTTGGCGATTCACGGTATTGGGGCATTGACCCTTGGCATCATCGCTGCCTTCCTCCAACTGAGCAGAACGATCAATATGCCGATCAACCAGATGGCCAACCAGCTGAATGCCGTTGTAATGGCACTTGCAGGTACCAAGCGTATCTTTGCGCTGCTCGATGAGGAAGTAGAAGGTGATGAGGGATATATCACCCTGGTCAATCTTTCCGATACAGGAGAAGAGACTGAAAAGAGAACTGAACGTTGGGCATGGAAAGATACTAGAACAGGAAATCTTACTGAGTTACAAGGACGGGTCTCGCTCTCTGGTGTAGACTTTGGATACACAGAGGAGACCTTGGTACTCAAGGACATCACCATACACGCAGAACCAGGGCAGAAGATTGCCTTGGTCGGGGCCACCGGAGCAGGAAAAACGACCATCACCAACCTGATCAATCGCTTCTACGATCTTGCGGATGGGAAAATCCGTTATGATGGCATCAACATAAACAAGATATGCAAGGCTGACTTACGTCGTTCCTTGGGAGTTGTACTGCAGGATGTACATCTGTTCAGTGGAACGGTCATGGACAATATTCGCTACGGCAACCTGGAAGCAAGTGATGACGAGGTGATCAAGGCAGCAAAACTGGCCAATGCAGACTCCTTCATTGCACACCTGCCACAAGGGTATCAAACCCAGCTCAGTGGAGATGGATCCACGCTCTCCCAAGGACAGCGACAGCTGATCTCCATTGCACGTGCCATTGTAGCAGACCCCCCAGTATTGGTGCTTGATGAGGCAACAAGCAGCATCGATACCCATACAGAGGAGGTAGTCCAGAAAGGAATGGATGCCTTGATGGAAGGCAGGACTGTCTTTGTCATAGCCCATCGGCTTTCAACCATACACAACGCCGATCTTATCATGGTGTTGCAAATGGGAGAGATCATCGAGAAGGGAACCCACGCAGAACTTATGGCACTTAAGGGGCAGTACTACCGTCTCTATACCGGTGTTTTTGAACTGGAATAA
- a CDS encoding LysR family transcriptional regulator: MELKAKLYLVDEEGNKFMGIGVLWLLEQVEQQNSLRKAASALGISYSKAFAMVQNLEKGLGVPVLNRRKGGANREGATLTEFALQFLALYREFNKRAKGSLSTPFSRFKEELGSLLEEYDEHGGEV, translated from the coding sequence ATGGAACTAAAAGCGAAGCTCTACCTCGTTGACGAGGAAGGGAATAAATTCATGGGAATCGGGGTGCTGTGGTTGCTCGAGCAAGTTGAGCAGCAGAACTCATTGCGCAAGGCAGCCTCTGCTTTGGGTATCTCCTACTCCAAGGCCTTTGCCATGGTCCAAAACCTGGAAAAGGGTCTTGGTGTTCCCGTCCTCAATCGGCGAAAAGGTGGAGCCAACCGTGAAGGTGCGACACTGACGGAGTTTGCTTTACAGTTTCTTGCACTATACCGAGAATTCAACAAGCGGGCCAAAGGGAGTCTTTCCACTCCTTTTTCCAGGTTCAAGGAAGAATTGGGTTCGCTGCTTGAAGAGTATGATGAACATGGAGGCGAGGTCTAA
- a CDS encoding LemA family protein — translation MTIVYILIVLVLLLALYGISVYNRYVRLRNQAEEAESAIDAHLKQRYDLVPNLVETVKGYAKHEEETFTKVIEARNMAMNASGMVDKNEANNAFSSTLKSLFALSEAYPDLKANQGFLDLQAQLQKIEEQLLSARKYYNAIIKQLNTICEVFPSSIIASMAHFSKKPYLEIEEEARSRVEVKF, via the coding sequence ATGACAATTGTCTATATCTTGATTGTATTGGTGCTTCTGCTTGCCCTCTATGGGATTAGTGTCTATAACCGGTATGTCCGGCTTCGCAACCAGGCTGAAGAGGCAGAATCAGCAATTGATGCTCATCTGAAACAACGCTATGACTTGGTCCCCAACCTTGTGGAGACGGTTAAAGGGTACGCGAAGCATGAGGAAGAGACCTTTACTAAGGTTATCGAGGCCAGGAATATGGCGATGAATGCATCAGGGATGGTAGACAAGAATGAGGCTAATAATGCTTTCAGCTCCACCCTTAAATCACTGTTTGCACTCAGTGAGGCATACCCAGATCTGAAGGCTAACCAAGGATTCCTGGATCTCCAAGCCCAGTTGCAGAAGATTGAAGAGCAGTTGTTGAGTGCCCGTAAGTATTACAATGCAATTATCAAGCAATTGAACACCATATGTGAGGTATTCCCTTCTTCAATCATCGCCTCGATGGCCCATTTCTCCAAGAAACCCTATTTGGAAATCGAGGAGGAGGCCCGTTCTCGTGTAGAGGTGAAGTTTTAA
- a CDS encoding DMT family transporter: MQQLKLSALSRPLIASLLASLCAMLWGSAYPSIKLGYELFLVGPDDTAAKMAFAGLRFTFAGLLVLLFRCFQQGEKQRFKTLDGKAWIQILMLGLLQTTIHYAFFYIGVSYTTGAKSSILNSSSVFFSALLAHWVYANDHISVRKGLGILLGFISVVMVNLEPNIGISFSLKGEGFVIIAAFLTSASALYSKRVSRKIDPVLLTSMQLFLGGLILLALALSQGASFPTSSLGGYVLLLYMASLSAVAFSIWTTLLKHNKVSSITVFNFLIPVVGTFLSALLLGESIFRLQYLLALPLVVSGIVLVTYSSSKTPV; this comes from the coding sequence ATGCAACAGTTGAAACTATCCGCATTGAGCCGCCCCCTAATCGCCTCACTGCTTGCAAGTCTCTGTGCAATGCTTTGGGGGAGCGCCTATCCTTCCATAAAGTTGGGATATGAGTTGTTTCTGGTTGGTCCTGATGACACTGCTGCAAAAATGGCTTTTGCAGGACTACGATTTACCTTTGCAGGACTTCTGGTCCTTCTCTTCAGGTGCTTTCAGCAGGGGGAGAAACAGCGTTTTAAAACCTTGGATGGCAAGGCCTGGATCCAGATACTTATGCTTGGCTTGCTACAGACCACCATCCATTATGCTTTCTTCTATATCGGGGTATCATATACCACTGGTGCCAAGAGTTCGATCCTGAACTCCTCATCAGTCTTCTTCAGTGCACTGCTTGCCCACTGGGTATATGCAAATGACCATATCAGTGTGCGAAAGGGACTGGGTATCCTATTGGGATTTATCTCGGTGGTCATGGTCAATCTTGAGCCCAATATAGGAATCTCGTTTTCTTTGAAAGGAGAGGGATTTGTAATAATTGCTGCTTTCCTCACCAGTGCAAGTGCGTTGTACAGCAAACGGGTAAGCAGGAAAATTGATCCAGTGCTGCTTACCAGCATGCAGCTCTTCCTTGGTGGACTTATCTTGCTTGCGCTCGCGTTGTCACAGGGAGCATCCTTTCCCACCAGCAGTCTTGGTGGATATGTTCTGCTACTCTATATGGCATCCCTAAGTGCTGTTGCCTTCTCTATCTGGACAACCTTACTCAAGCACAACAAGGTCAGTTCCATCACGGTCTTCAACTTTCTTATACCTGTGGTAGGAACCTTCCTTTCTGCACTGCTATTAGGGGAGTCCATTTTTCGTTTGCAGTATCTTCTGGCGCTCCCCTTGGTGGTATCAGGTATTGTACTGGTAACTTATTCCAGTTCAAAAACACCGGTATAG
- a CDS encoding ArgR family transcriptional regulator, producing MRERHNRLAVVKELIKNNRIDNQDTLLEMLKTEGYTVTQATLSRDLKMLKVGKISDGWSGYYYSLPENDLISESEKSYIQDVRRGILSIEFSGNFGVIKTRPGHANSVGIALDVLAIPEILGTLAGDDTIFVILREGMTKEDLQESFKTRIPDIEE from the coding sequence ATGAGGGAACGACACAACCGGTTGGCGGTCGTCAAGGAACTTATCAAGAACAATAGGATCGACAACCAGGATACGCTGCTGGAGATGCTGAAAACCGAGGGATACACAGTCACACAGGCTACACTATCCCGCGACTTGAAGATGCTCAAGGTCGGAAAAATTTCCGATGGTTGGTCCGGCTACTACTATAGCTTGCCGGAAAATGACCTGATCAGTGAATCAGAGAAAAGCTACATCCAAGATGTACGAAGAGGAATCCTGTCCATCGAATTTTCAGGAAACTTCGGCGTTATCAAGACCAGACCGGGACATGCCAATTCGGTCGGTATTGCCTTGGACGTGTTGGCAATCCCTGAGATCCTTGGAACCTTGGCCGGTGATGACACTATCTTTGTCATCCTCCGCGAAGGGATGACCAAGGAAGATCTGCAAGAGAGCTTCAAGACACGCATCCCCGACATAGAAGAGTAA